In the Lactobacillus paragasseri genome, GAAAAGATGATGAAAATTGGAAAGAAGGTTATGATTTCTTCTAATTTGAATTATCAATTGTATGAAGCAGAAATTATGCAGGCCGGCGATATAGCTATTATAATTTCTTACTCTGGGGAAACGAATAATAGCTTACTTATAGCGAAACAATGCAGGAAAAATAATATACCTACTATTGCTATTACTTCAATTGGAGAAAATGATCTAACAAAGATTTGTGATGAAACTTTATATATTTCTACCAAAGAATCTCTTTATAAAAATATTGGGGATTATAGCATTCATTTATCAGTGAGTTATGTGTTAGATGTTTTGTATTCATTAATTTTTCAAAATGACTTTGAGCATTTTTATGAAACTAAGATGAATCTAGCAATGTCATTAGAGAAAGATAGAAGATCTAGTAATTCGATTATTGATAATAAAAAATAGTAGAAGCATAATTAAATATTTAATATTGAAACTATGTTTTAAAAAATAAGGCATAAAAGGAAGAATTGTTAGAACAAAATTCCTTTTATGCCTTTTGGCATTGTATGCGCTATCAAAAGACTATAAATTAAAAATGTAAGGAGGGAACGGTATGAAATTAGATAATACATTTCTTTGGGGAGGAGCTACAGCGGCTAATCAAATTGAAGGAGCATATTTGGCTGATGGAAAGGGACTGAACATAGCTGATGTAGAGAGAGTAGCTAATGATAAGCATATTAGAAAAGTAGATTCTAAGCCATTAAAAGATATTTATTATCCCAGTCATGAGGGAATCGATTTTTATCATCATTATAAAGAAGATATTAAACTGTTTGCAGAAATGGGATTTAAATGTTACAGAATGTCTATTTCGTGGGCGAGAATATTTCCTAATGGTGATGAATTAGAACCTAATATAGCTGGATTAGAATTTTATGACAAGATATTTAAAGAACTAAAAAGATATAATATTGAGCCTGTAGTTACGTTATCACATTATGAAACCCCATTAAATTTAGTACAAAAATATGGGTCATGGAGAAACGAAAAATTAATAGAATTCTTTTTGCGATATTGTCGTGTAGTATTTGAAAGATATGATAAATATGTTTCTTATTGGGTAACTTTCAACGAAATAAATGAGATTCTTAATCAAAATGAGCCATACCATCAGGCTGGAATTCTCTTTAACGACAATGAAAATCGATTTAAAACTAAAATTTTAGTAAGCCATAACATGATGGTGGCAAGCGCCAAAGCCGTAAAATTGGGACATGAGATTAATCCTAACAATAAAATCGGATGTATGGTCCAATGGCCACTAACATATACTGCTACTTGTCGTCCAAAGGATATGCTGGCAAGACAAAAATTCATGAAAAATGATTTTTATTATACAGATGTTATGTGTAGAGGATACTATTCAAACGTTTGCAGGTCAATCTGGAAAGAAGAAAATTTAACGTTCGATTTTAAAAAAGAAGATTTATATGCGTTAAAAACTGGAACGGTGGACTTTATTTCGTTTTCATATTACTTTTCTTCAGTGGTAAAAATGAATTCAAAAGACAAAGTTGAGAAACTTGATGGTAATCCTTATGTCAAAAAAACATCGTGGGGATGGGATATTGATCCTATTGGACTAAGATTGTCGTTAAATCAGTTGTATGATCGATATCAATTGCCGCTCTTTATAGTTGAAAATGGTTTAGGAGCAATTGATAAAAAAGATGAGAGTGGAGATATTAATGATGATTATAGAATTCAATTTTTAAATGATCATATTAAAGAAATGATGAAAGCGATCATTGAGGATCAAGTAAAAGTAATTGGTTATACTTCTTGGGGACCTATAGATTTAGTGTCTGTTGGTACTGGTGAAATGAAAAAACGTTATGGTTTTATTTATGTAGATAAAGAAAATGATGGAACGGGGAGTTTAAAAAGAAAAAGAAAAAAATCATTTTATTGGTATAAAAATGTAATAAAAACTAATGGAGAGTCAATTGAGTAATGAGGTGTTATTATGAACAAGTTTATGAGTGTTTTACAAACTAAAGTAATACCTAAAGCCAATAAGATAGCTAGTGAGAAACACTTATCTGCTCTTAGAGATGCTATGGTTTTAACAATACCATTTATTATTATTGGTTCAATATTTTTGATATTGGCTGATTTTCCAATACCAGCATATCTTTCCTTTTTAAAAGCACATCCTCAAATTCAACAAGCATTGTTATATCCATATAACGCAACATTTAATATTGTTGCATTGATTGCAACATTTGGAATGGGATATAAGTTAGGAGAGAGCTATAAAGTTGATGGTATAAGTTCAGGATTGATATCATTAGCAGCGTATTTTTTAGTAATACCAACTAATGCTGTAAAAATAGCTAATAATCCAACTACAGTGATTAACACAAATTATTTTAGTAGTGCAGGTCTATTTGTAGGATTAATTATGGCAATAATTTCAACTGAAGTTTATCATTTTATAGTTAAGAAAAATATTGTAATAAAAATGCCAGATGGTGTTCCTCCAGCCGTAGCGAAGTCCTTTAATTCAATCATACCTGGATTTTTTGCAGTTATTGTTATTTGGATAATTAGATTAATTGTAGAAATAACACCTTATAAAAACGTTCAGAACTTAATTCAAAGTATAATTGCACAACCATTAACTAAATTAGGAACAAGTTTTTGGGGAACTCTGGCAGTATTTTTAATAATTAACTTGTTGTGGTGCATAGGATTACATGGATCAATTATTGCTAATTCCGTAATGTTACCTATTTGGCTCTCATTAACTAGCCAAAACGCTGCTGCTTTGGCTGCAGGTCATGCCGTTAAAAATATCGCTTCTGCAGAATTTAGATATATTATATTTGTTGGTGGATCTGGTGCAACTTTAGGATTGGTTATTGCTATGGCATTCTTTGCAAAAAGTCAGCAATATAAAAAACTTGGAAGATTAAGTCTGGCTCCAAGTATTTTCAATATAAACGAACCAGTATTATTCGGTTTCCCGATAGTTTTTAACCCAATTATGTGGATTCCATTTTTATTAATGCCTATTATTACAGTTACTATTACCTATTTATCTATGCAATTTGGAATTGTAGGTAAACCTATCGGAGTATTACCTCCTGGTACAACCCCAATGATTATTGGTGGTTATATAATGACTGGCGGCATTTCTGGTGCTATCTTACAGATTGTAATTTTTATAATTTCATTTTTTGTATATTACCCATTTTTCAAAATTGAAGATAACCTTCAATATAAAAAAGAAATGGAAGGTGATACTAAAAAGTAATTGTGTTTAATGATTTATTAAATTAATTTGTTGTTCTATTAATTAAATGTAAAAAGCTAAGCTTACCGCTGTTTTTTGCGGGATGCTTAGCTTTTTTATTATGCGGTTAAAAGAAATTGTAAATATAAAAATGATCAAATCACAACATTTATTTGATTAAGTTCTGGTATTTATATGAATCAATATGATAGATAATAACCATAGATATCAATGAAAGCGCTTTGATATAAAAGATATCAATGATAATTGAACACTAAAAAATTTTTTTGAGAAAGGAGAGAAAAATTTGAAATTTTATTTTATTCAGAACAATGACAATATTGTGATAAATCCATCGCATATTTCAAATCTAATTAAACAAAAATTTTCTCCCTCAAGTAATTTTGAAATAAAGAGTTTAACGTATAAAGGTGACAAATGGAAACAAACTGATATTAATCAAGATGATGTTGTTATCCTAGGATTAGGTCATTTATTTAACCCAGAATATGTAAGAGGTGAGATAAAAGCTCAAGTTAGTTATTTCTTGAAGAAAAAAGTTAAAGTCGCTCTCGCAACAGAGTATCGTTATTTTAATTATTATCGAAATTATTTCGATAAAGATTCCGATGGAATGGCTATTCATAATCTAGCCTGGAAAAATAGATTACCGGTTTTAGATGTATACAGTTTTCTTAATTCATGGTATTTAAGCGATGTCAGAAAACAGAGTGATTTAGAACCCGTTAAATATAGAGATAATGAACAGCAAATCAAGTCAGGTGTAAAGCAACAATTATTTGAAAATTTTATTTCTACTTGGTTATATCGTAAATTTATTAAACCTAATCGCTCTCAATACTTATATGGGGCCTCAATTTATCCTGAAGTATGGAGTGATGAAATCAATGAAGAAGATATGGACCATATGGAAAAAATTGGTTTTAATACGGTTCGAATTGGTGAATTTTTCTGGAGTAAATTAGAACCAGAAGAAAACCACTATGATATGGAATATCTTCGAAACTTATTAGAGAAATTAAAGAGACATCATCTTAAAGTGATCTTGGGAATCCCTTCCCCAACGCCTCCAAGATGGTTTACATTACATTATCCTGAAGCACGAGTGGTTAATAAAGATGGTCAAGTTGATGAACATGGATCAAGACAACATGTTTGTACGAATAATTTGGTTTTTAGAAAAAAAGTTTATCAACTAACTAAAAAAATTGCAGCAGTTGCTAATGATTTTGACAACATTGTTGCTATTCAAATTGATAATGAATTTAAATGTCATGTAGACCAGTGTTTTTGTGAATCGTGTAAGAAATTATGGCCGAGATGGTTAAAAGAAAAATACGGAATAATTGAAAATCTAAACAAGTCTTGGGGAACAAATTTATGGAGTGAAAGATATCCTAATTTCGATTCGGTAGTAATGCCGACTAAAACGCCATTTACTCATAATACCGGATTAGAAAATGCTTTTGCTGATTTTACTGCTGATACAGTTAATGATTTTGCTTCTGGAATAATTCAAATATTAATTGATAATACAAAAATTCCAATAACTCATAATTCGTCGATGAACTTTAACTTGAATAACTTTGAATTATTTAATCAGCTGGATATCGCAGGCTACGATACTTATCCAAGGTTTGATCAATACTGGAACTTTCCAATTAATCTTGATTTGTTTAGAAATGTAAAAGATACTAGTAACTTTTATTTGCTAGAAACGTGTACTTCACATGTTGGATATATAGGTAATTATGTTCCACCTTACTCTAAAGGATATTTACCTGTAGAGGTATTTTTAGGATATGCAGCAGGGTTAAATTCGATTTTGTATTGGCCTTATCGTGGGCAACGTGTTGGTGTTGAACAAACGCACAGCGCAGTTGTTACACAAGCAGGAACACCAGATCTTGGTTATGAGGATGTCTTAAAAGGTGAACAGATTTTAAACAGAATAAAACCAATATTAAAAGAAACTACGGTTCGAAAAGCAAAAGTAGCAATAATTTATTCTGATGAAACTAAACGTAAGATGAATACAGAATCGGGTGGAATATATCAATATCGTCCAACGTTTACGGAAGTATATGAAGCAATTACAAGACTTGGAATATCAGTTGAAGTAATTCAACCAAATGCTGATTTTAGTGAGTTTAATTGCATTATTGCTCCGTATATTCGGTCAGTTGACCAAGATTTATTAAATAAATTTAAGTACTTTTCTGAGAACGGAGGTGAATTAATTTTAGGACCTTTAACAGGAGATAGAACGGTTGAAGGAAATTGGCATAATAATGATAACGGGTTAGGGCAACTAGGAATTTGGCTAGGTGTAAAAAATGTCGTCCAATATCTTTCTAGTGAGGATAAAACTGCGGCTAGAGTTCAAGTAGATAAAAAAGAGGATAGATTTAGTGGTTTAGTAACTTTATTTGATACCGATCATGAAATGAAGGATGTAAGAACAATTGCACCAGTTGCCGGAAACCGATCAATTACTTATCAAAATAAAAATGTAATCTATATAGGCGGAATGCCAGAAGATTGTATGAAAAGTTGTTTTTGGGATTATGTAATTGATAAATATATTAAAACAAACAGTGAGCAAATTATTGAACAAATGGACGATGGTATCTATAAATATGAACGAGAAAATGATGACTTCGTGTATATATTTATTGCCAATATGTCTGATAAAAGTAGGAATATACGAGTAGATAAAGAAAATATACTTAACGAAAATAATGAAAAAATAAGTGTAGGATTACATAAATTTGAACCATATACATATCGAATTTTTAAAATTAAGAAAGAGAGGAAATAAAAATGGATGCAATGAGTGATCAACAGCCGTTGGCTGTAAAAGTTAATGGTGGAAAACCAATACCTAAGTTTGGTTTAAGAGATAAAATTGGTTACGCTTTTGGTGATGTAGGTACTACCTTTTTAATGGGTATTTTAGCCTCATTTGAATCAATTTACTTTACTAACGTTTTGGGAATTTCGCCAGTTATTAGCGGGACAATCTTATCGGTTACAACAATTGTTGGTGCATTTACTGATTTAGCCGTTGGTAGAATGGCAGATAAACGTCATTTAGGAAAGAAAGGTCGTTTTCATCCTTGGATTAAATCAATGAAGTGGGCATTAGGATTGTCAGTTTTGCTAATCTATATGCCGTTTATTCAAAGTTGGTCAATGGGAGCAAAGATTACATATATTTCATGTGCAAGTATTTTCTATATTGCTTGTTTATCTGCATTTAATATCCCTTATGGATCTTTAGCTGCTGCTATTAGTTCTGATCCAGATGATAGAACGTCTCTTTCAATTTATCGTAGTGTAGGTTCTGCTATTGGTGCTGGTGGTACAGGATTTGTTTTACCATATCTTGTTTATACGACCTCTAAGACAGGACAGCAAATTTTATCTGGTACTCGTTTATTCTACTGTGCTATTGGTTGTTTTGTATTAGCAATGATCTGCTACACAATTATGTACACCTTAACTACTGAAAGAGTTGTGGTTGAACATAAAAATCCTGTTAAGGGTGGAAAACTAGCCGCTTCATTATTTAAGGACCGTGCACTAATTTCATTCTTAGCAGCAGAAATTGTCATTGTTTTATCAACGAGTTTTTCATCATTCTTAACTACTTATATGTTTTCAACTTACTTCCAAAGTAAGCAAGCTTTATCAATTGCATTATTGTTTAACTATGCCAATACTATTGTTCTTTCATTCTTTGCAAAACCATTAGCTTCAAAATTTGGTAAGAAAAAGATTGTTTCAATTGCCTTATTTATGTCGTCAATTTTGTATTTAGTTGTTTACATTATGCAAATCCATAATGTATGGCTTTACTTAGTTTTAAGTTTCTTTACTACATTATGTTTCTCTATGTTTAATATTATGACTTGGGCCTTTATGACTGACGTTATTGACTACCATCAATATGTTTCAGGGATGCGTGAAGACGGGACTATTTATAGTGTAAATATGTTTGGACGTAAAATTGCACAAACTTTGAATTCATTCTTTAGTGGTGCAATTTTGACAGCAATTGGTTATAAGGCATCAACAACTGGTAGTTTGACACAATCACCAGAGGTTCTAAGAGGAATTTACGCTTTGGCAACATTAGTTCCATTTGTTTTATTAATGATTGGTGCTTTGATCTTAACTTTCTGGTATCCATTAAGTAAAAAAGAATTAGAGAAAGTATCCGCAAAATTAAAGGTGGTTAATAAGACTAATAAAGAATAGAGAAGAGATAAAATGAGATATTTTTCACAAAAAATAAACTCACCACTTTCTGAAAAAGCAGTATTAGATTGCTATATTCAAAACACAGAGAAATGTGCTCAAGGCAGGAAGAGACCAGCAATTATTATTTGCCCAGGTGGTGGCTATGAAGAAATTGCTGATCGAGAAGGTGAGCCAATTGCAATTAAGATGATGTCTTATGGATTTCAGTCTTTTGTATTGAACTATAGCCTAACGCCAGCCCATTTTCCAATAGCCTTAACTGAACTAAGCACTGCAATAGAATATGTTAGAAAAAATGCTAAAGAATTTCATATTGATCCAGATGCTATTTGGGTAGCGGGATTTTCTGCTGGAGGTCATTTGGCGGCTAGCTTAGGAGTTTATTGGCATACTGATTTTCTGCAAAAATATGGTTATCAAGCCGAAGGAATTAAACCTAATGGATTATTGCTTGGTTACCCTGTAATTACAGCAGGTAAGTATGCTCACCGTGGATCAATTGTTAATTTGCTAGGTAAAGACAAAGCAAATGAAATTGAGTATTTAAATGAAGTATCTTTAGAGTTGCATGTAGATAGATTTACCCCACCAAGTTTCATTTGGCATACAGCAACAGATGATGTTGTACCTGTAAATAATAGCTTAATGTTTGCGAATGCTTTGAAACAAAATGATGTTAAATTTGATTTGACCATTTATCCAGAAGGTGGTCATGGATTAAGTTTGGGGACTATTGAAACAGCCCATAAAAGTGGTCACGATATTGTTCCTTGCGTAACAAATTGGCCAGAAAAATTTGTTGAATTTGCTAAAAATGTAGGAAATACCTTTCTGAGTGAAAGCAAATGATTATGTTAACTAATTTAGATAAGTATAAAAATTATAAGGGAGTCGGTGAAAGACCAAAAGATTTTGACAAGATTTGGAATCAAGGGAAAAGAAAAGTAGACGAAATAGGTTTTGATTATGAACTGCAAAAAGTAAGTGAGCCTTCAAATATTGTAGATTTTTATCATTTATATTTTTATGGAATCGGTGGAGCCAAAATTCATGCTCAGCTAATTGCCCCTAAAAAATTAATTGGTAAGCATGCTGGACTATTGTACTTTCATGGTTATCATTGTAGTGCAGGTGATTTTGAAGATAAAGTTGGTTGGGCAGCTGAAGGATTTATTGTTCTTGCTTTAGATTGTCGCGGACAAGGAGGTTTATCTGAGGATAATGTTTCTGTAAAAGGAGATATTATGAATGGACTAATTATACGTGGCGTTGAAGAGTGGAATCCAGAGAAACTATACTTTTATCGCCAGTTTTTAGATACTTACCAAGCTGCAAACATTCTCATGAATATGACTCATGTTGATGAAAAGAAAATATTCATTAAAGGAATTTCACAAGGTGGTGGTTTAGCACTAGCATGTGCAGGCTTAGTACCAGAAACTTATAAAGTTCAAGTTGCGTATCCATTTTTATCAGACTATCGAAAAGCATATCAGTATGGACCAACGACAGCTTTTGGTGAATTATCTTATTGGTTTCATTATCGCGATCCTCTTCATAAAAAAGAAAAAGATCTATTTAATCTTTTAGATTATATCGATGTTAAATTCTTTGCTGATAAAATAAAAGCTCAAGTGTTGTGGGAAATGGGTGGTTCGGATAAACAGGTCCCTCCTGAAACACAAATGGCTGCTTTTAATCGGATTACGTCTAAAAAGAAGATTTATTTGGCTCCAGAATATGGACATGAATTTATTCCTCGATTAGGTGATGAAATTAGAGACTTCTTTTTCAAATAAAATGTAAGCGAATACATCTTATGCTACAATTAAATTGTAACTATAGATGAAAAGCGTAGATAAGATGAGTATAAAATTCAATTCTTCAGAAAGCGAATATCCACTAAAGTTTTATGATATCGGATTAAAGTGGGTACAACATAAAGTTTATCGTCCTCATGGATTCAGATATTATCATTGGCTTCAAACAGATAAAGGTACTGGTTTTATAAAAATCGGTCAAAAAATAATCAAATTATCTCCCCATCAAGGTTTCCTAATGAGACCATATACTCCCTATTCTTGCTATCCTGATACAGATCAAATTTGGATAACATCATTTTTAACTTTTGAAGGAACAATGATTGATTCCATGGCATCATTTCTTGACTTAAATGAATTTCAAATTTATCAGGATCTTGATAAAAATCTGGAGAATTTTATTGAGAATAATTACAAGTCATTTACAACGTATGATTATTTATCTTCATTAGAACAATCTACCTTAATTTATACATTTTTGATGTATTTAAAGCGTAATGCCTATATTAATGAATTGGATTTTTCGCAAAGTAAAATAGTCAATAAAATTATTGAGTACATTAGACTTCATTATCAAGAAAAAATAAGTAATGAGATGCTTGCATCACTTAGTGGTTATTCTATCCCTCACACTGTAAGATTATTTAAAGCCGAAGTTGAGGTTACTCCAATGGAATATTTAACACGTTTTCGCTTGAGAATGGCTAAGACACTGGTAGATTTTAAGCCAGAGATTAGTATTGATGAAATAGCCTCGTTAGTTGGCTACTCGAATATTTCTTACTTTATTCAACAGTATAAAAAGATGTTTCAAACAACTCCTGGGCAGGAACGACATCATGTTTTATAAAGTAATATTTTAATTATATATAAAAGCCAATCATATTATGTTTGGCTTTTTTATTAGGAGAAAATGCCATGTTATCTAAATTAAAAGACCACATAGAAGATAGTAATAAAGAATTATCTTTAAGCAATAATGAAGTACAAATAACTTTCACTAAACAAGGCTATGTCACAAAGCTACTGTATAAAGGAAAAAATGTCTTAGAAGACTTAGCAGGTGAACCTCATGATCGCGATAAAAATTATAGTTTCTATTGCGATTATCATATGGATGGAAAAACAAGACATATGCATATTGATCAAACAAAAACTATTGAAAATAATGATCAGATGATTCATGTGGCGTTTATTGATTCAAAAAGTGAACTTGGAATTGAATATCATATTATTTTGAAAAATAACGATTCTGGCATTTATTCGTATGTTAAGGCATGGAACAATACTGATCATCCCTTGAAAGTAAATGAATTAAGAACTGTTTATCGTTTTAATCAAGGCTTGTTTAATTGGAGTACTAATGGAGTTCGATTCGGCAGACAACCTTCATCAAAGGAAATGCTGAGAGGTAAAAAATTCCAAGATGAAACTTATAGGATGAAGCGGGGAGCTTTATTTTCAAACAGTCAGATTTATTCCAAATATGATTATGCTGGTTACTATAAAGATACAGATTTCTGGGGACAAGCAGGAAATAATTTTGGTGCATGGCTAATTACACCAAATAAATCTTTTTATGGTTCAGGCCCGTTAAATCAAGATCTTATGATTCATTATGATGGATTAATCTTGAATTACTTATTTAGTGAACATTTTGGTAAGGGACTGAATGTTCTGCCAACTGACTTTAAGAAAATGTATGGACCATGGTGTCTCTATTTAAATAATGGCTCATTTGAAGATGTAGTAAAAAGAAGCAAGAAAGAAAAACAGGCTTGGCCATATTCCTGGTTGGATGATCTAGATTATCCGTTAGAGTTAAGCGATGTTGTTGGTCAGATTAGTTCAGCTGTTTCTAAAAAATATGAAATTATTTTGATTAGTAATACTAAGGATAAAAAGACATTTATCGAGCAACAAAATTCTAATACCTATTACGTTGAGACAGATAAAAATGGAAAATTTAGTTTAAAAAATATTCGACCAGATAGCTATTCCTTATATGCTTACGCTTTAGATGGTACAGATCTTGATGAACATTTATTGATAAAAGATATTTCAATCAATCAAAGAAAGATTGATTTAGGAGAATTTGAAATTCATCCATCTACAAAATCTATTTGGCAAATTGGTTATCCTTCACACACAACCGATGGATTTAAGTATAGTGATCAGCTACGTAATTATGTTTGGCAAGAATTAGTGCCTAACAATTTAACATATCGGATTGATAAAAATGATGACTGGTATTATCTCCAAAATGATAGTGGGAAATGGAATATTGAATTTTCTTCTAATAATTTATCTAATAAAAATTTATTACTTAAGGTTGCGTTAGCAGGAGCAACGCAAAAACAAATGGATCAAGGAAATGGGGTCCTGATTAATATCAATTTAAATGGAAAAAAGATTTTTTCTGAAAGATTTGAAAATGATCGGGCTGCATATCGTTCAGCCTTAAAGAGTGGAAGATATCATCTGATAATAGTGCTGATTACTTATAATCAACTAAAGCAAAATCAAGTTAATACTATTAGTTTTACTACTGATGGATATTTAATGTATGACGCAATCCAGTTAGGAGAGGAGTGTAAAAGCAATGAATAAAAAAAAGATAAAATTGCAAAAATTAGCAATAGGCGGAGAAAATGCAAAGATCCCTATGTGGCGTAAATTAGGGTTTTCGGCATTTCAAATGTCTAATATTATGATGACCTTGGTCACAACATGGTTGATGTATTACTACACTACATTTTTGAAAGTGCCAATTGTTACTGTAACTTTGATGTTTACGACAGCCAAAATTATTGGAGCAATTATTACACCAATTTATGGCTATTTTTCAGATCGTTTATATCAAACAAAATTTGGACGTAAACACGGTAGACGCAAATCAATGTTTCTAATTGGCGTACCACTTAAGGCGATTACTTATATCGTGATGTGGATACCAGGATTAACAACGCCATTTTATTTCATTTTCTTTATGCTGTATTTCCTTGTAACACCAATGCTTTCTACCTCTCAATTAACTTTGACTTCAGAAATGTCAGAAAGTTCTGGGCAAAGAGCACAATTAGTTGGCTTTAATCAAGCGGGGAGTGCAATTGCTGGTATCTTTGGTTCTTTATTCATTGCTTGGATTTTTAAGCTTTGCGGTCAAAACAATCTAAAAAGTTTTGTAATTGCAGCAATTATTTATGACATTATCGGTACTATTATGCTGATTATTTTCTATAATTCCGTTTATGAAAGACCAGTCGATGAATCAACTATTCTTGAAAATAATAAACTAGGATTGTGGGAGAGATTAGTTAATATTTTTTGGAA is a window encoding:
- a CDS encoding helix-turn-helix domain-containing protein; this translates as MSIKFNSSESEYPLKFYDIGLKWVQHKVYRPHGFRYYHWLQTDKGTGFIKIGQKIIKLSPHQGFLMRPYTPYSCYPDTDQIWITSFLTFEGTMIDSMASFLDLNEFQIYQDLDKNLENFIENNYKSFTTYDYLSSLEQSTLIYTFLMYLKRNAYINELDFSQSKIVNKIIEYIRLHYQEKISNEMLASLSGYSIPHTVRLFKAEVEVTPMEYLTRFRLRMAKTLVDFKPEISIDEIASLVGYSNISYFIQQYKKMFQTTPGQERHHVL
- a CDS encoding polysaccharide lyase family protein encodes the protein MLSKLKDHIEDSNKELSLSNNEVQITFTKQGYVTKLLYKGKNVLEDLAGEPHDRDKNYSFYCDYHMDGKTRHMHIDQTKTIENNDQMIHVAFIDSKSELGIEYHIILKNNDSGIYSYVKAWNNTDHPLKVNELRTVYRFNQGLFNWSTNGVRFGRQPSSKEMLRGKKFQDETYRMKRGALFSNSQIYSKYDYAGYYKDTDFWGQAGNNFGAWLITPNKSFYGSGPLNQDLMIHYDGLILNYLFSEHFGKGLNVLPTDFKKMYGPWCLYLNNGSFEDVVKRSKKEKQAWPYSWLDDLDYPLELSDVVGQISSAVSKKYEIILISNTKDKKTFIEQQNSNTYYVETDKNGKFSLKNIRPDSYSLYAYALDGTDLDEHLLIKDISINQRKIDLGEFEIHPSTKSIWQIGYPSHTTDGFKYSDQLRNYVWQELVPNNLTYRIDKNDDWYYLQNDSGKWNIEFSSNNLSNKNLLLKVALAGATQKQMDQGNGVLININLNGKKIFSERFENDRAAYRSALKSGRYHLIIVLITYNQLKQNQVNTISFTTDGYLMYDAIQLGEECKSNE